One window of Salmo salar chromosome ssa11, Ssal_v3.1, whole genome shotgun sequence genomic DNA carries:
- the sertm1 gene encoding serine-rich and transmembrane domain-containing protein 1: MSGMDFPLEELNRTEISPDNGNFLRFSPTSVSTAAAAAGTGLSSGRQENVYVYVWIFLSLLVFLLSTIIIALHRLKNIITSSSSVADCSSEGGSSFTNMEICSISSQRSTVSSLSI, translated from the coding sequence ATGTCCGGTATGGACTTCCCATTGGAGGAGCTGAACAGAACCGAAATCTCCCCAGACAACGGAAACTTCCTGAGGTTCTCCCCCACCTCCGTTTCCACTGCAGCCGCGGCGGCGGGGACAGGGTTGTCGTCGGGGCGACAGGAGAATGTTTACGTGTACGTGTGGATCTTCCTCAGTCTGCTGGTGTTCCTGCTGTCGACGATCATCATCGCCCTCCACAGGCTAAAGAACATCATTACATCATCATCCTCTGTAGCTGACTGCAGCAGTGAGGGGGGCAGCTCATTCACCAACATGGAGATCTGTAGTATATCTTCACAGAGGTCCACCGTGTCCTCACTGTCcatctga